Proteins encoded within one genomic window of Brenneria nigrifluens DSM 30175 = ATCC 13028:
- the rplJ gene encoding 50S ribosomal protein L10, with the protein MALNLQDKQAIVAEVSEVAKGALSAVVADSRGVTVDKMTELRKAGREAGVYMRVVRNTLIRRAVEGTPFECLKDTFVGPTLIAFSTEHPGAAARLFKEFAKANAKFEVKAAAFEGEFISAAQIDRLATLPTYDEAIARLMATMKEASAGKLVRTLAALRDQKEAA; encoded by the coding sequence ATGGCATTAAATCTTCAAGACAAACAAGCGATTGTTGCTGAAGTCAGCGAAGTGGCCAAAGGCGCGCTGTCTGCGGTTGTTGCGGATTCCCGTGGCGTGACCGTGGATAAAATGACTGAACTGCGTAAAGCAGGTCGTGAAGCCGGCGTTTATATGCGTGTTGTACGCAACACGTTGATTCGCCGCGCTGTTGAAGGGACTCCTTTCGAGTGCCTGAAAGACACGTTTGTCGGTCCGACCTTGATTGCATTCTCTACTGAACATCCAGGCGCTGCCGCCCGTTTATTCAAAGAGTTCGCGAAAGCGAATGCAAAATTCGAGGTTAAAGCTGCGGCCTTTGAAGGTGAGTTTATCTCTGCGGCTCAAATTGACCGCTTGGCAACGCTGCCTACTTACGACGAAGCAATCGCACGCCTGATGGCAACCATGAAAGAAGCCTCTGCAGGCAAACTGGTTCGCACTCTGGCTGCACTGCGCGATCAGAAAGAAGCGGCTTAA
- the rplK gene encoding 50S ribosomal protein L11, translating to MAKKVQAYVKLQVAAGMANPSPPVGPALGQQGVNIMEFCKAFNAKTESIEKGLPIPVVITVYSDRSFTFVTKTPPAAVLLKKAAGIKSGSGKPNKDKVGKVTSAQIREIAETKAADMTGSDVEAMARSIEGTARSMGLVVEG from the coding sequence ATGGCCAAGAAAGTACAAGCCTACGTCAAGCTGCAGGTTGCGGCTGGTATGGCTAACCCGAGTCCACCGGTAGGTCCGGCTCTGGGTCAGCAGGGTGTCAACATCATGGAATTCTGTAAGGCGTTCAATGCTAAAACTGAAAGCATTGAAAAAGGCCTGCCGATCCCGGTTGTTATTACCGTTTATTCTGACCGTTCTTTCACCTTCGTTACCAAAACGCCTCCGGCAGCCGTGCTGTTGAAGAAAGCGGCGGGTATCAAGTCTGGTTCCGGCAAGCCGAACAAAGACAAAGTAGGTAAAGTGACGAGTGCTCAGATTCGTGAAATCGCAGAGACCAAAGCTGCGGACATGACTGGTTCTGACGTGGAAGCCATGGCGCGCTCCATCGAAGGCACTGCTCGTTCCATGGGCCTGGTAGTGGAGGGTTAA
- the rpoB gene encoding DNA-directed RNA polymerase subunit beta, which translates to MVYSYTEKKRIRKDFGKRPQVLDIPYLLSIQLDSFQKFIEQDPEGQYGLEAAFRSVFPIQSYSGNSELQYVSYRLGEPVFDVKECQIRGVTFSAPLRVKLRLVIYEREAPEGTVKDIKEQEVYMGEIPLMTDNGTFVINGTERVIVSQLHRSPGVFFDSDKGKTHSSGKVLYNARIIPYRGSWLDFEFDPKDNLFVRIDRRRKLPATIILRALGYSTEQILDLFFDKIVYEINGNKLQMDLVPERLRGETASFDIEAEGKVYVEKGRRITARHIRQLEKDGIERIEVPVEYIVGKVLSKDYIDESTGELIGAANMELSLDLLAKLSQSGHKRIETLFTNDLDHGPYISETVRVDPSSDRLSALVEIYRMMRPGEPPTREAAETLFENLFFSEDRYDLSAVGRMKFNRSLLRDEIEGSGILSKEDIIEVMKKLIDIRNGKGEVDDIDHLGNRRIRSVGEMAENQFRVGLVRVERAVKERLSLGDLDTLMPQDMINAKPISAAVKEFFGSSQLSQFMDQNNPLSEITHKRRISALGPGGLTRERAGFEVRDVHPTHYGRVCPIETPEGPNIGLINSLSVYAQTNEYGFLETPYRRVRDNVVTDEIHYLSAIEEGNFVIAQANTNLDEEGHFIDELVTCRNKGESSLFSRDQVEYMDVSTQQVVSVGASLIPFLEHDDANRALMGANMQRQAVPTLRADKPLVGTGMERAVAVDSGVTAVAKRGGTVQYVDASRIVIRVNDDEMYPGEAGIDIYNLTKYTRSNQNTCISQMPCVSLGEPVERGDVLADGPSTDLGELALGQNMRVAFMPWNGYNFEDSILVSERVVQEDRFTTIHIQELACVSRDTKLGPEEITADIPNVGEAALSKLDESGIVYIGAEVTGGDILVGKVTPKGETQLTPEEKLLRAIFGEKASDVKDSSLRVPNGVSGTVIDVQVFTRDGVEKDKRALEIEEMQLKQAKKDLTEELQILEAGLFARIHAVLVSGGVEADKLDKLPRERWLELGLTDEEKQNQLEQLAEQYDELKHEFEKKLEAKRRKITQGDDLAPGVLKIVKVYLAVKRQIQPGDKMAGRHGNKGVISKINPIEDMPYDENGVPVDIVLNPLGVPSRMNIGQILETHLGMAAKGIGDKINAMLKRHEEVTKLREFIQKAYDLGDDVRQKVDLSTFSDEEVLRLAENLKKGMPIATPVFDGAKEKEIKELLQMGGIPTSGQITLFDGRTGEQFERQVTVGYMYMLKLNHLVDDKMHARSTGSYSLVTQQPLGGKAQFGGQRFGEMEVWALEAYGAAYTLQEMLTVKSDDVNGRTKMYKNIVDGNHQMEPGMPESFNVLLKEIRSLGINIELEEE; encoded by the coding sequence ATGGTTTACTCCTATACCGAGAAAAAACGCATTCGTAAGGATTTTGGCAAGCGTCCGCAGGTGCTTGACATACCTTATCTCCTTTCTATCCAGCTTGACTCGTTCCAGAAGTTCATCGAGCAAGATCCGGAAGGTCAGTACGGTCTGGAAGCAGCATTCCGTTCTGTTTTCCCCATACAAAGCTATAGCGGCAATTCAGAGCTGCAATACGTTAGCTATCGCCTGGGCGAGCCGGTATTTGACGTTAAAGAGTGTCAAATCCGTGGCGTGACTTTTTCCGCGCCGCTGCGCGTCAAATTGCGCCTGGTGATTTACGAGCGTGAAGCGCCTGAAGGCACCGTTAAAGACATCAAAGAGCAAGAAGTCTACATGGGCGAAATTCCGCTCATGACCGACAACGGCACCTTTGTGATCAACGGTACTGAGCGTGTTATCGTTTCTCAGCTGCACCGCAGTCCGGGCGTATTCTTCGACAGCGACAAGGGTAAAACCCACTCTTCAGGTAAGGTGCTGTATAACGCACGTATTATTCCTTACCGTGGTTCCTGGCTGGATTTCGAATTCGATCCGAAAGATAACCTGTTCGTCCGTATCGACCGCCGCCGCAAACTGCCGGCGACCATTATCCTGCGCGCGCTGGGTTACTCCACCGAACAGATTCTGGATTTGTTCTTCGACAAGATTGTCTATGAAATCAATGGCAATAAGTTGCAGATGGATCTGGTTCCTGAACGCCTGCGCGGTGAAACGGCCTCTTTCGACATTGAAGCGGAAGGCAAGGTTTACGTTGAAAAAGGCCGCCGCATCACTGCCCGTCATATCCGCCAGTTGGAGAAAGACGGCATTGAGCGTATCGAAGTGCCGGTTGAATATATCGTCGGTAAAGTGCTGTCCAAAGATTATATCGATGAGAGCACCGGCGAACTGATTGGCGCGGCGAATATGGAGCTGTCGCTGGATCTGCTGGCGAAGCTTAGCCAGTCCGGCCACAAACGGATTGAAACCCTGTTCACCAACGATCTGGATCACGGTCCGTATATATCGGAAACCGTGCGTGTCGATCCGTCAAGCGATCGCCTGAGCGCGCTGGTGGAGATTTACCGCATGATGCGTCCCGGCGAGCCGCCGACGCGTGAAGCCGCGGAAACGCTGTTCGAGAACCTGTTCTTCTCCGAAGATCGCTATGACCTGTCCGCGGTCGGTCGGATGAAGTTCAACCGTTCCCTGCTGCGCGACGAGATCGAAGGTTCCGGTATCCTGAGCAAAGAAGACATCATCGAAGTGATGAAGAAGCTCATCGATATCCGTAACGGCAAGGGCGAAGTGGATGATATCGACCACCTCGGCAACCGTCGTATCCGTTCCGTCGGCGAAATGGCGGAAAACCAGTTCCGCGTCGGTCTGGTGCGCGTAGAGCGTGCGGTGAAAGAGCGTCTTTCCCTGGGCGACCTCGACACCCTGATGCCGCAGGATATGATCAACGCCAAGCCGATTTCGGCGGCGGTGAAAGAGTTCTTCGGTTCCAGCCAGCTGTCGCAGTTTATGGACCAGAACAACCCGCTGTCCGAGATTACGCACAAACGTCGTATCTCCGCACTGGGCCCGGGCGGTCTGACCCGCGAGCGCGCCGGCTTTGAAGTTCGAGACGTACACCCGACCCACTATGGTCGCGTATGTCCTATCGAAACGCCGGAAGGTCCGAACATCGGTCTGATCAACTCCCTGTCCGTGTACGCGCAGACCAACGAGTATGGCTTCCTGGAAACCCCGTATCGCCGCGTGCGCGACAATGTGGTAACCGATGAAATCCATTACCTGTCGGCAATTGAGGAAGGCAACTTCGTTATCGCCCAGGCGAACACCAACCTGGACGAAGAAGGCCACTTCATCGATGAGCTGGTAACCTGCCGTAACAAAGGCGAGTCCAGCCTGTTCAGCCGCGATCAGGTCGAATATATGGACGTATCCACCCAGCAGGTGGTATCCGTCGGGGCGTCGCTGATTCCCTTCCTGGAACACGATGACGCCAACCGCGCCTTGATGGGTGCGAACATGCAACGTCAGGCCGTTCCGACCCTGCGCGCCGACAAGCCGCTGGTGGGTACCGGCATGGAGCGTGCGGTTGCGGTCGACTCCGGGGTTACCGCGGTCGCGAAACGCGGCGGCACCGTGCAGTATGTCGATGCGTCGCGTATCGTGATCCGCGTTAACGACGACGAGATGTATCCGGGCGAAGCCGGGATCGACATCTACAACCTGACCAAATACACCCGTTCCAACCAGAACACCTGCATCAGCCAGATGCCGTGCGTGTCGCTGGGCGAACCGGTTGAGCGCGGCGACGTGCTGGCAGACGGCCCGTCCACCGATCTGGGTGAACTGGCGCTGGGTCAGAACATGCGCGTGGCGTTCATGCCGTGGAACGGTTACAACTTCGAAGACTCCATCCTCGTCTCCGAGCGCGTGGTGCAGGAAGACCGTTTCACCACCATCCACATTCAGGAACTGGCCTGCGTGTCGCGCGACACCAAGCTGGGGCCTGAAGAGATCACCGCGGATATCCCGAACGTGGGCGAAGCGGCGCTATCCAAACTGGATGAGTCCGGCATCGTTTATATCGGTGCGGAAGTGACCGGCGGCGATATTCTGGTAGGCAAGGTCACGCCGAAAGGCGAAACCCAGCTGACCCCGGAAGAGAAGCTGTTGCGCGCCATCTTCGGCGAGAAGGCCTCCGACGTTAAGGACTCCTCGCTGCGGGTGCCGAACGGCGTTTCCGGTACGGTTATCGACGTACAGGTCTTTACCCGCGACGGCGTGGAAAAAGACAAACGCGCGCTGGAAATCGAAGAGATGCAGCTCAAGCAGGCCAAGAAAGACCTGACCGAAGAGCTGCAAATCCTGGAAGCCGGTCTGTTTGCCCGTATCCATGCGGTGCTGGTTTCCGGCGGCGTGGAAGCGGACAAACTGGACAAACTGCCGCGCGAGCGCTGGCTGGAACTGGGTCTGACTGATGAAGAGAAACAGAATCAGCTGGAACAGTTGGCCGAACAGTACGACGAACTGAAGCACGAGTTTGAGAAAAAACTCGAAGCCAAGCGCCGTAAAATCACCCAGGGCGACGATCTGGCGCCGGGCGTGCTGAAAATCGTCAAGGTGTATCTGGCCGTTAAGCGTCAGATTCAACCGGGCGACAAGATGGCCGGCCGTCACGGGAACAAGGGCGTTATCTCCAAGATCAACCCGATCGAAGATATGCCTTACGATGAGAACGGCGTGCCGGTCGACATCGTGCTGAACCCGCTGGGCGTACCGTCGCGTATGAACATCGGTCAGATTCTGGAAACCCACCTGGGTATGGCGGCGAAAGGCATCGGCGACAAGATCAACGCCATGCTGAAGCGGCACGAAGAAGTGACCAAGCTGCGCGAGTTCATCCAGAAAGCGTACGATCTGGGCGACGATGTGCGTCAGAAGGTTGACCTGAGCACTTTCTCCGACGAAGAAGTTCTGCGTCTGGCTGAGAACCTGAAGAAGGGCATGCCGATTGCAACGCCGGTATTCGACGGTGCAAAAGAGAAAGAGATCAAGGAACTGCTGCAGATGGGCGGTATCCCGACCTCCGGTCAGATCACGTTGTTTGACGGCCGTACCGGCGAGCAGTTTGAGCGCCAGGTTACCGTCGGCTATATGTATATGCTGAAGTTGAACCACTTGGTCGACGACAAGATGCACGCCCGTTCCACCGGTTCTTACAGCCTGGTCACTCAGCAGCCGCTGGGTGGTAAGGCGCAGTTCGGTGGTCAGCGCTTCGGTGAGATGGAAGTGTGGGCGCTGGAAGCTTACGGCGCAGCCTATACCCTGCAGGAAATGCTGACGGTTAAATCCGATGACGTGAACGGCCGTACCAAGATGTATAAAAACATCGTGGATGGCAATCATCAGATGGAACCGGGCATGCCGGAATCCTTCAACGTACTGTTGAAAGAAATCCGCTCGCTGGGTATCAACATCGAGCTGGAAGAAGAGTAA
- the nusG gene encoding transcription termination/antitermination protein NusG, whose product MSEAPKKRWYVVQAFSGFEGRVAQSLREHIKLHNMEELFGDVMVPTEEVVEIRGGQRRKSERKFFPGYVLVQMVMEDASWHLVRSVPRVMGFIGGTSDRPAPISDKEVDAIMNRLQQAGDKPRPKTLFEPGEMVRVSDGPFADFNGVVEEVDYEKSRLKVSVSIFGRATPVELDFSQVDKG is encoded by the coding sequence ATGTCTGAAGCCCCAAAAAAACGTTGGTACGTCGTTCAGGCGTTTTCCGGTTTTGAAGGCCGCGTGGCTCAGTCGCTGCGTGAGCATATCAAATTACATAACATGGAAGAGCTGTTCGGCGACGTCATGGTGCCGACGGAAGAAGTGGTTGAAATTCGCGGCGGCCAGCGCCGCAAAAGCGAACGTAAATTCTTCCCCGGTTACGTACTGGTACAGATGGTGATGGAAGATGCGAGCTGGCACCTGGTGCGCAGCGTGCCGCGCGTGATGGGTTTTATCGGCGGTACGTCCGACCGTCCGGCGCCGATCAGCGACAAAGAAGTTGACGCCATCATGAATCGCCTTCAGCAGGCGGGTGATAAGCCGCGTCCGAAAACCCTGTTTGAACCGGGTGAAATGGTGCGCGTCAGCGACGGCCCGTTCGCCGACTTCAACGGCGTGGTGGAAGAAGTGGATTACGAAAAAAGCCGCCTGAAAGTCTCCGTTTCGATCTTTGGTCGCGCCACCCCGGTGGAACTCGACTTCAGCCAGGTGGATAAAGGCTAA
- the rpoC gene encoding DNA-directed RNA polymerase subunit beta': MKDLLKFLKAQTKTEEFDAIKIALASPDMIRSWSFGEVKKPETINYRTFKPERDGLFCARIFGPVKDYECLCGKYKRLKHRGVICEKCGVEVTQTKVRRERMGHIELASPTAHIWFLKSLPSRIGLLLDMPLRDIERVLYFESYVVVEGGMTNLERRQILTEEQYLDALEEFGDEFDAKMGAEAVQALLKNMDLEQECEQLREELNETNSETKRKKLTKRIKLLEAFVQSGNKPEWMILTVLPVLPPDLRPLVPLDGGRFATSDLNDLYRRVINRNNRLKRLLDLAAPDIIVRNEKRMLQEAVDALLDNGRRGRAITGSNKRPLKSLADMIKGKQGRFRQNLLGKRVDYSGRSVITVGPYLRLHQCGLPKKMALELFKPFIYGKLELRGLATTIKAAKKMVEREEAVVWDILDEVIREHPVLLNRAPTLHRLGIQAFEPVLIEGKAIQLHPLVCAAYNADFDGDQMAVHVPLTLEAQLEARALMMSTNNILSPANGEPIIVPSQDVVLGLYYMTRDCVNAKGEGMVLTGPKEAERVYRAGLASLHARVKVRITEEIKSIEGDVTHQTSIIDTTVGRAILWMIVPKGLPYSIVNQPLGKKAISKMLNTCYRILGLKPTVIFADQIMYTGFAYAARSGASVGIDDMVIPEKKAGIIEEAETEVAEIQEQFQSGLVTAGERYNKVIDIWAAANERVAKAMMENLSVEDVVNRDGVVEQQVSFNSIFMMADSGARGSAAQIRQLAGMRGLMAKPDGSIIETPITANFREGLNVLQYFISTHGARKGLADTALKTANSGYLTRRLVDVAQDLVVTEDDCGTHEGIMMTPVIEGGDVKEPLRERVLGRVTAEDVIKPGTADILVPRNTLLNEQWCDLLEENSVDAVKVRSVVSCETDFGVCAKCYGRDLARGHLINKGEAIGVIAAQSIGEPGTQLTMRTFHIGGAASRAAAESSIQVKNKGSLKLNNAKFVVNSNDKLVITSRNTELKLIDEFGRTKESYKVPYGAVMAKGDGAEVNGGETVANWDPHTMPVITEVGGNIRFTDMVDGQTITRQTDELTGLSSIVVLDSAERTGSGKDLRPALKIVDDKGEDVLIPGTDMPAQYFLPGKAIVQLEDGVKISAGDTLARIPQESGGTKDITGGLPRVADLFEARRPKEPAILAEISGIISFGKETKGKRRLVISPLDGSDAYEEMIPKWRQLNVFEGERVERGDVVSDGPESPHDILRLRGVHAVTRYITNEVQEVYRLQGVKINDKHIEVIVRQMLRKGTIVSAGGTEFLEGEQAEMSRVKIANRQLEADGKIPATYSRDLLGITKASLATESFISAASFQETTRVLTEAAVAGKRDELRGLKENVIVGRLIPAGTGYAYHQDRMRRRQAGEAPVAPQVSADEASANLAELLNAGFGNSDDE; the protein is encoded by the coding sequence GTGAAAGACTTATTAAAGTTTCTGAAAGCGCAAACTAAAACCGAAGAGTTTGATGCGATCAAAATTGCTCTGGCCTCGCCAGACATGATCCGTTCGTGGTCTTTTGGTGAAGTTAAAAAGCCAGAAACCATTAACTACCGTACGTTCAAACCGGAACGCGACGGCCTTTTTTGCGCCCGTATCTTTGGGCCGGTAAAAGACTACGAGTGCTTGTGCGGTAAGTATAAGCGCTTGAAACACCGTGGTGTTATCTGTGAGAAATGCGGCGTTGAAGTGACCCAGACCAAAGTACGCCGCGAGCGTATGGGCCACATCGAGCTGGCGTCTCCCACCGCGCATATCTGGTTCCTGAAATCGCTGCCGTCGCGCATCGGTCTGCTGCTGGACATGCCGCTGCGCGATATCGAACGCGTGCTGTACTTCGAATCTTACGTGGTGGTCGAAGGCGGCATGACCAATCTGGAACGTCGTCAGATCCTGACCGAAGAGCAGTATCTGGACGCGCTGGAAGAGTTCGGCGACGAATTCGACGCCAAAATGGGCGCCGAAGCGGTTCAGGCCCTGTTGAAAAACATGGACCTGGAACAGGAGTGCGAACAGCTGCGCGAAGAGTTGAATGAAACCAACTCCGAAACCAAGCGCAAGAAGCTGACCAAGCGTATCAAGCTGCTGGAAGCGTTCGTACAGTCCGGCAACAAGCCGGAGTGGATGATCCTCACCGTGCTGCCGGTACTGCCGCCGGATCTGCGTCCGCTGGTGCCGCTGGACGGCGGTCGTTTTGCGACCTCCGACCTGAACGATCTTTATCGTCGCGTCATCAACCGTAACAACCGTTTGAAACGCCTGCTGGATCTGGCCGCGCCCGACATCATCGTACGTAACGAAAAACGTATGCTGCAGGAAGCGGTCGACGCCCTGCTGGATAACGGTCGTCGCGGTCGTGCGATCACCGGTTCCAACAAGCGTCCGCTGAAATCGCTGGCCGATATGATCAAAGGTAAGCAGGGTCGTTTCCGTCAGAACCTGCTGGGTAAACGCGTCGACTACTCCGGTCGTTCGGTTATCACCGTTGGTCCGTACCTTAGGTTGCATCAATGCGGTCTGCCGAAGAAAATGGCGCTGGAGCTGTTCAAACCCTTTATCTACGGCAAGCTGGAGCTGCGTGGCCTGGCCACCACCATCAAAGCCGCCAAGAAGATGGTTGAACGCGAAGAGGCCGTGGTATGGGATATCCTGGACGAAGTGATTCGCGAACACCCGGTGCTGCTGAACCGTGCGCCGACGCTGCACCGTTTGGGTATCCAGGCGTTCGAACCGGTACTGATCGAAGGTAAGGCGATTCAGCTGCACCCGCTGGTCTGCGCCGCCTATAACGCCGACTTCGACGGCGACCAGATGGCCGTTCACGTACCGCTGACGCTGGAAGCCCAGCTGGAAGCGCGTGCGCTGATGATGTCCACCAACAACATTCTGTCGCCGGCGAACGGCGAGCCCATCATCGTACCTTCGCAGGACGTGGTGTTGGGTCTGTATTACATGACCCGCGACTGCGTCAACGCCAAAGGCGAAGGCATGGTGCTGACCGGGCCGAAAGAAGCGGAGCGCGTCTACCGCGCCGGTCTGGCCTCGCTGCATGCGCGCGTCAAAGTGCGTATTACGGAAGAGATCAAAAGCATCGAAGGCGACGTTACGCATCAGACCAGCATTATCGATACCACCGTCGGTCGGGCGATTCTGTGGATGATCGTACCGAAAGGTTTGCCGTACTCGATCGTTAACCAGCCGCTGGGCAAAAAAGCCATCTCCAAAATGCTCAACACCTGTTATCGCATTTTGGGCCTGAAGCCGACGGTTATCTTCGCCGACCAGATCATGTATACCGGTTTTGCCTACGCGGCGCGCTCCGGCGCCTCCGTCGGTATCGACGACATGGTTATCCCGGAGAAAAAAGCCGGGATCATCGAAGAAGCCGAAACCGAAGTGGCCGAGATTCAGGAGCAGTTTCAATCCGGTCTGGTTACCGCCGGCGAACGCTACAACAAGGTTATCGATATCTGGGCCGCGGCCAACGAACGCGTCGCCAAGGCGATGATGGAAAACCTGTCGGTTGAAGACGTGGTTAACCGTGACGGCGTGGTTGAGCAGCAGGTTTCCTTCAACAGCATCTTTATGATGGCCGACTCCGGCGCGCGTGGTTCCGCGGCGCAGATTCGTCAGCTGGCGGGGATGCGTGGCCTGATGGCGAAGCCGGACGGTTCCATTATCGAAACGCCGATCACCGCGAACTTCCGTGAGGGTCTGAACGTACTCCAGTACTTCATCTCCACGCACGGTGCGCGTAAAGGTCTGGCGGATACCGCGCTGAAAACCGCGAACTCCGGTTATCTGACCCGTCGTCTGGTTGACGTGGCGCAGGATTTGGTGGTCACCGAGGACGATTGCGGTACCCACGAAGGCATCATGATGACGCCGGTTATCGAGGGCGGCGACGTTAAAGAGCCGCTGCGTGAGCGCGTTCTGGGCCGTGTAACGGCTGAAGACGTTATCAAGCCGGGTACGGCGGATATTCTGGTGCCGCGCAACACCCTGCTCAACGAGCAATGGTGTGACCTGCTGGAAGAAAACTCCGTCGATGCGGTGAAAGTCCGCTCCGTCGTAAGTTGTGAAACCGACTTCGGCGTGTGCGCCAAGTGCTACGGTCGCGACCTGGCGCGCGGTCACCTGATTAACAAAGGTGAAGCCATCGGGGTTATCGCCGCGCAGTCTATCGGCGAACCGGGCACCCAGCTGACCATGCGTACCTTCCACATCGGTGGTGCGGCATCGCGTGCGGCGGCCGAGTCCAGCATTCAGGTGAAAAACAAAGGTAGCCTGAAACTGAACAACGCCAAGTTCGTGGTCAACAGCAACGATAAGCTGGTGATTACCTCGCGTAACACCGAGCTGAAGCTGATCGACGAATTCGGCCGTACCAAAGAGAGCTATAAAGTGCCTTACGGTGCGGTGATGGCGAAAGGCGACGGCGCCGAAGTCAACGGCGGCGAAACCGTAGCCAACTGGGATCCGCACACCATGCCGGTTATCACCGAAGTGGGCGGTAACATTCGCTTCACGGACATGGTTGACGGCCAGACGATCACCCGTCAGACCGACGAACTGACCGGTTTGTCCTCCATCGTGGTTCTGGACAGCGCGGAGCGTACCGGTAGCGGTAAAGATCTGCGTCCGGCGCTGAAAATCGTCGATGACAAAGGCGAAGACGTATTGATCCCGGGCACCGATATGCCTGCTCAATACTTCCTGCCGGGTAAAGCGATTGTGCAGCTGGAAGATGGCGTGAAGATCAGCGCGGGCGACACCCTGGCGCGTATTCCGCAGGAATCCGGCGGTACCAAGGATATTACCGGTGGTCTGCCGCGCGTTGCCGACCTGTTTGAAGCCCGTCGTCCGAAAGAGCCGGCGATTCTGGCTGAGATCAGCGGCATCATCTCCTTCGGTAAGGAAACCAAAGGCAAGCGTCGTCTGGTGATTTCTCCGCTGGATGGCAGCGACGCCTACGAAGAGATGATTCCGAAATGGCGTCAGCTCAACGTGTTTGAAGGTGAACGCGTAGAACGCGGCGACGTGGTTTCCGACGGTCCGGAATCCCCGCACGATATCCTGCGTTTGCGTGGCGTACATGCGGTAACGCGTTACATCACCAACGAAGTTCAGGAAGTTTACCGTCTGCAGGGCGTTAAGATTAACGATAAACACATCGAAGTTATCGTTCGTCAGATGTTGCGTAAAGGCACCATCGTCAGCGCCGGCGGCACGGAGTTCCTGGAAGGCGAGCAGGCGGAAATGTCTCGCGTCAAGATTGCCAACCGTCAGTTGGAAGCGGATGGCAAGATCCCGGCAACCTACAGCCGCGATCTGCTGGGTATTACCAAGGCATCTCTGGCGACCGAGTCCTTCATTTCCGCGGCATCGTTCCAGGAAACCACCCGCGTGCTTACTGAAGCGGCGGTGGCCGGTAAACGTGATGAACTGCGCGGGCTGAAAGAGAACGTTATCGTAGGTCGTTTGATCCCGGCGGGTACCGGTTATGCGTACCACCAGGATCGTATGCGTCGCCGTCAGGCAGGCGAGGCGCCGGTCGCGCCTCAGGTGAGTGCTGATGAAGCCTCCGCCAACCTGGCCGAACTGCTTAACGCCGGCTTCGGTAACAGCGACGACGAGTAA
- the rplL gene encoding 50S ribosomal protein L7/L12, translated as MSITKEQILEGVAALTVMEIVELISAMEEKFGVSAAAAVAVAAGPAEAVEEKTEFDVVLKAIGANKVAVIKAVRGATGLGLKEAKDLVESAPAALKEGISKDDAETLKKALEEAGAEVEVK; from the coding sequence ATGTCTATCACTAAAGAACAAATCCTTGAAGGCGTTGCAGCTCTGACTGTAATGGAAATCGTTGAACTGATCTCCGCCATGGAAGAAAAATTCGGCGTTTCCGCCGCCGCCGCCGTAGCTGTTGCTGCCGGCCCGGCTGAAGCCGTTGAAGAAAAAACCGAGTTCGACGTTGTGCTGAAAGCTATCGGCGCTAACAAAGTTGCCGTTATCAAGGCAGTACGTGGCGCAACCGGTCTGGGCCTGAAAGAAGCCAAAGACCTGGTTGAATCCGCTCCGGCCGCTCTGAAAGAAGGTATCAGCAAAGATGACGCCGAAACTCTGAAGAAAGCACTGGAAGAAGCTGGCGCTGAAGTTGAAGTTAAATAA
- the rplA gene encoding 50S ribosomal protein L1, whose product MAKLTKRMRVIRDKVDATKQYDINEAVALLKELATAKFVESVDVAVNLGIDARKSDQNVRGATVLPHGTGRSVRVAVFTQGANAEAAKAAGAELVGMEDLADQIKKGEMNFDVVIASPDAMRVVGQLGQVLGPRGLMPNPKVGTVTPNVAEAVKNAKAGQVRYRNDKNGIIHTTIGKVDFDSDKLKENLESLLVALKKAKPSQAKGVYIKKVSLSTTMGAGVAIDQSGLNAVAV is encoded by the coding sequence ATGGCTAAGCTGACCAAGCGCATGCGCGTGATCCGTGACAAAGTTGATGCAACTAAACAGTACGACATCAACGAAGCTGTTGCCCTGCTCAAAGAGCTGGCCACTGCTAAATTCGTAGAAAGCGTGGACGTAGCCGTTAATCTCGGCATCGACGCGCGTAAATCCGACCAAAACGTTCGCGGCGCCACCGTTCTGCCGCACGGCACCGGTCGTTCCGTTCGCGTTGCCGTCTTCACCCAGGGCGCAAACGCCGAAGCCGCCAAAGCTGCCGGCGCTGAACTGGTGGGTATGGAAGATCTGGCCGATCAGATCAAGAAAGGCGAAATGAACTTCGACGTGGTTATCGCATCTCCGGATGCCATGCGCGTTGTCGGCCAGTTGGGCCAGGTTCTGGGGCCGCGCGGCCTGATGCCAAACCCGAAAGTTGGCACCGTAACCCCTAACGTTGCCGAAGCGGTTAAAAACGCCAAAGCGGGTCAGGTGCGTTATCGTAACGACAAAAACGGCATCATCCATACCACTATCGGTAAGGTTGATTTCGACTCAGACAAACTGAAGGAAAACCTGGAGTCTCTGCTGGTTGCGCTGAAAAAAGCCAAACCGTCTCAGGCGAAAGGCGTGTACATCAAGAAAGTCAGCCTGTCCACTACGATGGGTGCCGGCGTGGCGATCGACCAGAGCGGTCTGAACGCAGTCGCTGTCTGA